A genomic segment from Conger conger chromosome 2, fConCon1.1, whole genome shotgun sequence encodes:
- the LOC133121196 gene encoding hydroxycarboxylic acid receptor 2-like has translation MDNKSCLAPQALVATVVPPVMIIEFLLGLPGNVMALWIFCCRLQAWRSNTVYLLNLMVADFLLLAAMPLRIDTLLRGENWIFGDTLCRIDLFLLTVNRSASISFLTIVAVDRYFKVVHPHHQANRMTAQQAGLLAGAVWAAVVLVRVPLLSNRLLWNHGNQSFCRSFSSSWALSAGMWLHYVMYLAEFFLPFLLLVFCAVRISCTLRLRGLVRARQVRRAVRVVLVIVAVFTLCFLPGVTTYLAALLIHWFQPQDCEAYLLAGELFSLSLGFTYLNSALDPVIYCFSSSTFRNGLSTSINAVGFFGFDLGHRDSTTSNRREDRPCS, from the coding sequence ATGGACAACAAATCCTGTCTGGCCCCACAGGCCTTGGTGGCCACCGTGGTGCCTCCTGTCATGATAATAGAGTTCCTGCTGGGGCTGCCAGGGAACGTCATGGCACTGTGGATCTTCTGCTGCCGTCTGCAGGCCTGGAGGTCCAACACTGTCTACTTGCTAAACCTGATGGTTGCCGATTTCCTGCTGCTAGCTGCTATGCCCCTTCGCATCGACACCCTGCTGCGTGGGGAGAACTGGATCTTCGGTGACACCTTGTGCCGCATCGACCTCTTCCTTCTAACAGTCAACCGCTCAGCCAGCATCAGTTTCCTGACCATTGTGGCAGTCGACCGCTACTTCAAGGTGGTCCATCCGCACCACCAAGCCAACCGGATGACAGCCCAGCAGGCAGGCCTGTTGGCAGGCGCGGTGTGGGCAGCTGTGGTTCTGGTGAGGGTCCCGCTCCTGTCGAACCGCCTCCTGTGGAACCACGGCAACCAGAGCTTCTGCCGCAGCTTCAGCTCCAGCTGGGCACTGTCGGCGGGGATGTGGCTGCACTATGTCATGTACTTGGCCGAGTTCTTCCTGCCGTTCCTCCTGCTGGTGTTCTGCGCCGTGCGCATCTCCTGCACCCTGCGGCTGCGAGGGTTGGTCCGGGCGCGGCAGGTGCGGAGGGCAGTGCGGGTGGTGCTGGTGATCGTGGCCGTGTTTACCCTCTGCTTCCTCCCAGGCGTGACCACCTACCTGGCTGCCCTCCTCATCCACTGGTTCCAGCCCCAGGATTGCGAGGCCTACCTGCTGGCTGGCGAGCTCTTCAGCTTGTCCCTTGGGTTTACCTACCTGAACAGCGCCCTTGATCCAGTCATCTACTGCTTCTCCAGCTCCACGTTCCGCAATGGCCTGAGTACCTCTATCAATGCAGTGGGCTTCTTCGGGTTCGACCTGGGTCATAGAGACAGCACAACTAGTAACAGAAGAGAGGATAGACCATGTTCATGA